Proteins encoded by one window of Amaranthus tricolor cultivar Red isolate AtriRed21 chromosome 4, ASM2621246v1, whole genome shotgun sequence:
- the LOC130809708 gene encoding Golgi SNAP receptor complex member 1-2 isoform X5, with the protein MSDLKLELQESGWEELRKEARKIEGDLDVKLSSYAKLGARFTQGYADTGSPTVSSSRSWKSMEMEIQSSLEKLVDINDAMSRCAASATPTTSVTQKLARHRDILHELTQEFRRIKGNISSMREHAELLSSVRDDISEYKASGTMSPKMQLLRERSAIHGSISHIDEVINQAQATRSVLGSQRALFGDVGGKVKVLSEKFPVIRGLLGSIKRKRSRDTIILSTVIAACTLFLIIYWLSK; encoded by the exons ATGTCGGATCTGAAGTTGGAGTTGCAAGAATCCGGATGGGAAGAACTCCGTAAAGAAGCTCGTAAGATTGAAGGTGATCTTGATGTTAAGCTTTCTTCTTATGCTAAACTTGGTGCTCGTTTTACCCAAG GTTATGCAGATACTGGATCACCGACAGTGAGCTCCAGCAGGTCATGGAAGTCTATGGAAATGGAAATCCAGTCTTCACTAGAGAAGCTAGTTGATATAAATGATGCAATGAGTAGATGTGCTGCATCTGCCACTCCAACTACATCTGTTACACAAAAACTGGCAAGACACCGGGACATACTTCATGAGTTAACTCAG GAATTCAGGCGTATCAAAGGAAATATAAGCTCAATGAGAGAACATGCAGAGCTTCTTAGCTCAGTGAGAGATGATATTAGTGAGTACAAG GCTTCAGGAACCATGTCTCCTAAGATGCAGCTGTTAAGAGAAAGATCTGCAATACATGGAAGCATATCTCAT ATAGATGAGGTAATAAATCAAGCTCAGGCGACTAGGTCAGTCTTGGGTTCTCAAAGGGCATTGTTTGGTGATGTTGGTGGAAAAGTAAAGGTTTTAAGTGAGAAATTTCCTGTCATCCGCGGCCTACTTG GTTCAATCAAACGAAAGCGTTCCAGAGATACAATCATCCTGTCCACAGTCATTGCTGCTTGTACTTTGTTCCTTATTATCTACTGGCTCTCCAAATGA
- the LOC130809708 gene encoding Golgi SNAP receptor complex member 1-2 isoform X6: MSDLKLELQESGWEELRKEARKIEGDLDVKLSSYAKLGARFTQDTGSPTVSSSRSWKSMEMEIQSSLEKLVDINDAMSRCAASATPTTSVTQKLARHRDILHELTQEFRRIKGNISSMREHAELLSSVRDDISEYKASGTMSPKMQLLRERSAIHGSISHIDEVINQAQATRSVLGSQRALFGDVGGKVKVLSEKFPVIRGLLGSIKRKRSRDTIILSTVIAACTLFLIIYWLSK, translated from the exons ATGTCGGATCTGAAGTTGGAGTTGCAAGAATCCGGATGGGAAGAACTCCGTAAAGAAGCTCGTAAGATTGAAGGTGATCTTGATGTTAAGCTTTCTTCTTATGCTAAACTTGGTGCTCGTTTTACCCAAG ATACTGGATCACCGACAGTGAGCTCCAGCAGGTCATGGAAGTCTATGGAAATGGAAATCCAGTCTTCACTAGAGAAGCTAGTTGATATAAATGATGCAATGAGTAGATGTGCTGCATCTGCCACTCCAACTACATCTGTTACACAAAAACTGGCAAGACACCGGGACATACTTCATGAGTTAACTCAG GAATTCAGGCGTATCAAAGGAAATATAAGCTCAATGAGAGAACATGCAGAGCTTCTTAGCTCAGTGAGAGATGATATTAGTGAGTACAAG GCTTCAGGAACCATGTCTCCTAAGATGCAGCTGTTAAGAGAAAGATCTGCAATACATGGAAGCATATCTCAT ATAGATGAGGTAATAAATCAAGCTCAGGCGACTAGGTCAGTCTTGGGTTCTCAAAGGGCATTGTTTGGTGATGTTGGTGGAAAAGTAAAGGTTTTAAGTGAGAAATTTCCTGTCATCCGCGGCCTACTTG GTTCAATCAAACGAAAGCGTTCCAGAGATACAATCATCCTGTCCACAGTCATTGCTGCTTGTACTTTGTTCCTTATTATCTACTGGCTCTCCAAATGA
- the LOC130809708 gene encoding Golgi SNAP receptor complex member 1-2 isoform X2 has product MLSFLLMLNLVLVLPKNRKQVTDIMISIEPLTGLPCAWVLKGCVLHEHGSWALVARPMCKDAISVVVQVLGAQVWSPRVVQDTGSPTVSSSRSWKSMEMEIQSSLEKLVDINDAMSRCAASATPTTSVTQKLARHRDILHELTQEFRRIKGNISSMREHAELLSSVRDDISEYKASGTMSPKMQLLRERSAIHGSISHIDEVINQAQATRSVLGSQRALFGDVGGKVKVLSEKFPVIRGLLGSIKRKRSRDTIILSTVIAACTLFLIIYWLSK; this is encoded by the exons ATGTTAAGCTTTCTTCTTATGCTAAACTTGGTGCTCGTTTTACCCAAG AACAGAAAACAAGTCACTGATATAATGATCAGCATTGAGCCGCTGACTGGGCTTCCTTGTGCTTGGGTTTTAAAGGGCTGTGTGCTACATGAGCATGGTTCTTGGGCCTTGGTGGCTAGGCCCATGTGCAAAGATGCCATTTCTGTTGTTGTCCAGGTCCTTGGTGcacaggtttggtctccacgtgttgtgcaag ATACTGGATCACCGACAGTGAGCTCCAGCAGGTCATGGAAGTCTATGGAAATGGAAATCCAGTCTTCACTAGAGAAGCTAGTTGATATAAATGATGCAATGAGTAGATGTGCTGCATCTGCCACTCCAACTACATCTGTTACACAAAAACTGGCAAGACACCGGGACATACTTCATGAGTTAACTCAG GAATTCAGGCGTATCAAAGGAAATATAAGCTCAATGAGAGAACATGCAGAGCTTCTTAGCTCAGTGAGAGATGATATTAGTGAGTACAAG GCTTCAGGAACCATGTCTCCTAAGATGCAGCTGTTAAGAGAAAGATCTGCAATACATGGAAGCATATCTCAT ATAGATGAGGTAATAAATCAAGCTCAGGCGACTAGGTCAGTCTTGGGTTCTCAAAGGGCATTGTTTGGTGATGTTGGTGGAAAAGTAAAGGTTTTAAGTGAGAAATTTCCTGTCATCCGCGGCCTACTTG GTTCAATCAAACGAAAGCGTTCCAGAGATACAATCATCCTGTCCACAGTCATTGCTGCTTGTACTTTGTTCCTTATTATCTACTGGCTCTCCAAATGA
- the LOC130809708 gene encoding Golgi SNAP receptor complex member 1-2 isoform X4: MLSFLLMLNLVLVLPKGCVLHEHGSWALVARPMCKDAISVVVQVLGAQVWSPRVVQDTGSPTVSSSRSWKSMEMEIQSSLEKLVDINDAMSRCAASATPTTSVTQKLARHRDILHELTQEFRRIKGNISSMREHAELLSSVRDDISEYKASGTMSPKMQLLRERSAIHGSISHIDEVINQAQATRSVLGSQRALFGDVGGKVKVLSEKFPVIRGLLGSIKRKRSRDTIILSTVIAACTLFLIIYWLSK, encoded by the exons ATGTTAAGCTTTCTTCTTATGCTAAACTTGGTGCTCGTTTTACCCAAG GGCTGTGTGCTACATGAGCATGGTTCTTGGGCCTTGGTGGCTAGGCCCATGTGCAAAGATGCCATTTCTGTTGTTGTCCAGGTCCTTGGTGcacaggtttggtctccacgtgttgtgcaag ATACTGGATCACCGACAGTGAGCTCCAGCAGGTCATGGAAGTCTATGGAAATGGAAATCCAGTCTTCACTAGAGAAGCTAGTTGATATAAATGATGCAATGAGTAGATGTGCTGCATCTGCCACTCCAACTACATCTGTTACACAAAAACTGGCAAGACACCGGGACATACTTCATGAGTTAACTCAG GAATTCAGGCGTATCAAAGGAAATATAAGCTCAATGAGAGAACATGCAGAGCTTCTTAGCTCAGTGAGAGATGATATTAGTGAGTACAAG GCTTCAGGAACCATGTCTCCTAAGATGCAGCTGTTAAGAGAAAGATCTGCAATACATGGAAGCATATCTCAT ATAGATGAGGTAATAAATCAAGCTCAGGCGACTAGGTCAGTCTTGGGTTCTCAAAGGGCATTGTTTGGTGATGTTGGTGGAAAAGTAAAGGTTTTAAGTGAGAAATTTCCTGTCATCCGCGGCCTACTTG GTTCAATCAAACGAAAGCGTTCCAGAGATACAATCATCCTGTCCACAGTCATTGCTGCTTGTACTTTGTTCCTTATTATCTACTGGCTCTCCAAATGA
- the LOC130809708 gene encoding Golgi SNAP receptor complex member 1-2 isoform X1 yields the protein MISIEPLTGLPCAWALKGCVLHEHGSWALVARRMCKDAISVVVQVLGAQVWSPRVVQGRLVNGCSAVLIFCYILICSLICMWICCCCTNLCTSPHLNGYADTGSPTVSSSRSWKSMEMEIQSSLEKLVDINDAMSRCAASATPTTSVTQKLARHRDILHELTQEFRRIKGNISSMREHAELLSSVRDDISEYKASGTMSPKMQLLRERSAIHGSISHIDEVINQAQATRSVLGSQRALFGDVGGKVKVLSEKFPVIRGLLGSIKRKRSRDTIILSTVIAACTLFLIIYWLSK from the exons ATGATCAGCATTGAGCCGCTGACTGGGCTTCCTTGTGCTTGGGCTTTAAAGGGCTGTGTGCTACATGAGCATGGTTCTTGGGCCTTGGTGGCTAGGCGCATGTGCAAAGATGCCATTTCTGTGGTTGTCCAGGTCCTTGGTGcacaggtttggtctccacgtgttgtgcaaggtaggctggtcaatGGTTGTTCTGCTGTGCTGATATTCTGCTATATTCTGATCTGTTCTTTGATTTGCATGTGGATCTGCTGCTGCTGTACTAATTTGTGCACATCTCCACACTTGAATg GTTATGCAGATACTGGATCACCGACAGTGAGCTCCAGCAGGTCATGGAAGTCTATGGAAATGGAAATCCAGTCTTCACTAGAGAAGCTAGTTGATATAAATGATGCAATGAGTAGATGTGCTGCATCTGCCACTCCAACTACATCTGTTACACAAAAACTGGCAAGACACCGGGACATACTTCATGAGTTAACTCAG GAATTCAGGCGTATCAAAGGAAATATAAGCTCAATGAGAGAACATGCAGAGCTTCTTAGCTCAGTGAGAGATGATATTAGTGAGTACAAG GCTTCAGGAACCATGTCTCCTAAGATGCAGCTGTTAAGAGAAAGATCTGCAATACATGGAAGCATATCTCAT ATAGATGAGGTAATAAATCAAGCTCAGGCGACTAGGTCAGTCTTGGGTTCTCAAAGGGCATTGTTTGGTGATGTTGGTGGAAAAGTAAAGGTTTTAAGTGAGAAATTTCCTGTCATCCGCGGCCTACTTG GTTCAATCAAACGAAAGCGTTCCAGAGATACAATCATCCTGTCCACAGTCATTGCTGCTTGTACTTTGTTCCTTATTATCTACTGGCTCTCCAAATGA
- the LOC130809708 gene encoding Golgi SNAP receptor complex member 1-2 isoform X3 encodes MISIEPLTGLPCAWALKGCVLHEHGSWALVARRMCKDAISVVVQVLGAQVWSPRVVQDTGSPTVSSSRSWKSMEMEIQSSLEKLVDINDAMSRCAASATPTTSVTQKLARHRDILHELTQEFRRIKGNISSMREHAELLSSVRDDISEYKASGTMSPKMQLLRERSAIHGSISHIDEVINQAQATRSVLGSQRALFGDVGGKVKVLSEKFPVIRGLLGSIKRKRSRDTIILSTVIAACTLFLIIYWLSK; translated from the exons ATGATCAGCATTGAGCCGCTGACTGGGCTTCCTTGTGCTTGGGCTTTAAAGGGCTGTGTGCTACATGAGCATGGTTCTTGGGCCTTGGTGGCTAGGCGCATGTGCAAAGATGCCATTTCTGTGGTTGTCCAGGTCCTTGGTGcacaggtttggtctccacgtgttgtgcaag ATACTGGATCACCGACAGTGAGCTCCAGCAGGTCATGGAAGTCTATGGAAATGGAAATCCAGTCTTCACTAGAGAAGCTAGTTGATATAAATGATGCAATGAGTAGATGTGCTGCATCTGCCACTCCAACTACATCTGTTACACAAAAACTGGCAAGACACCGGGACATACTTCATGAGTTAACTCAG GAATTCAGGCGTATCAAAGGAAATATAAGCTCAATGAGAGAACATGCAGAGCTTCTTAGCTCAGTGAGAGATGATATTAGTGAGTACAAG GCTTCAGGAACCATGTCTCCTAAGATGCAGCTGTTAAGAGAAAGATCTGCAATACATGGAAGCATATCTCAT ATAGATGAGGTAATAAATCAAGCTCAGGCGACTAGGTCAGTCTTGGGTTCTCAAAGGGCATTGTTTGGTGATGTTGGTGGAAAAGTAAAGGTTTTAAGTGAGAAATTTCCTGTCATCCGCGGCCTACTTG GTTCAATCAAACGAAAGCGTTCCAGAGATACAATCATCCTGTCCACAGTCATTGCTGCTTGTACTTTGTTCCTTATTATCTACTGGCTCTCCAAATGA